Sequence from the Amaranthus tricolor cultivar Red isolate AtriRed21 chromosome 16, ASM2621246v1, whole genome shotgun sequence genome:
accatttgctcttcttcctcttttgtttgtggacacaaattcttggacaatttgaaatgagaagcaagaggagtagacacacctttagcatcatccatggagaaacgttgaacaactttctcaatgtacttcctttgactaaggtataagacacccttagcccgatctctcaaaatctccatcccaagaatcttcttggcttcaccaagatctttcatatcaaattcacttgaaagcaactctttcaagtcctccaccttaagcaaagagctacatgctactagcatatcatcaacatataagagcaaatatagtaaagaaccatcttcaaatttcttaagataaacacagctatcataagaacttctaacaaaatcatgtgaaatcataaaggaatcaaaccttttgtaccactgccttggagattgcttcaacccatacaatgacctcttcaatctacacacatgattctccttaccagctacctcaaaaccttccggttgcttcataaagatttcttcttcaagctcaccgtgaagaaaagccgtctttacatccaattgatgtaactccaaatcctccatcgccaccaaagcaagcaatgccctaatagaagagtgtttcacgaccggagagaaaacttcgtgaaaatcaataccctcaatttgagagtatccctttgcaacaacccttgctttgtagatgggaggaatatcattagaaggaccctccttcctcttgaatatccacttgcaccccacaatcttctttttctttggtgcaacaacgatatcccaagttccattcttcgcaagagattccatctcttgtttcatagcaatcaaccacttgcttgagtcatttgaggccatagcctccttgtacgtacttggttcatttaacccttcgacttcgctagcaatgttgagagcataaacaacataatcacactcttcaatgtacctccttggagccacgatcttccttctttgcctagttgtggacaaaggaggagacctttgttgaacatcatcatttttctcattatcaacattggaggattcaacctccacttgtgcttcattatcatcattattaaaaggtttttcaacattagatacaagcatgctatcttcatcaaaaacaacatctctagaaacaataattttctttgattcattacaccataccctatacccctttacacccactccataccccacaaagataccttttctagccctaggttctaacttaccatcatttacatgaatataagctggataaccaaagattctaagactagaatagtttaccggagtgttgtaccatacctcttgtggcgacttgaacttcaaggcggtatgaggtgaacggttgatcaaataacatgccgtagccaccgcttcggcccaaaattgtttccccaaatttgcttgatttagcatgcatcttgccctttccaataacgttttattcatcctctccgcaacaccattttgttgaggacgacctgcacaagttctatgtctctttcgctcatgtgaccaagccttaagtgccaaagtttggtgtcacgatcggacattgtgcttgtggatacattcgccgagccaagaatggttgaaccttgaagagcatacaaactcccattcaacctccccttcatcaccactagtgaacccttggctaccttcataactccaccttcacaagtgattctacacccgatcttatcaagagtacccaaagataaaagattctttttcaagcccgggacataccttacatcggttaaggtcctcacaatcccatcaaacattttaattttaatgctcccaatcccaacaaccttacatgtggtgttgtttcccatggtaacatttcccccatcaacactttcaaatgtatggaagaaagttttgttgggagtcatgtggaatgtgcaccccgaatcaagaatccattcattattacctttgtactcatgagtggcaacaagaacatcgccatcatcactatcattcacataactagcattggcattgctagttccttcccttgcctcttcttctagctttctcttaagcttccaacaatccttcttgatgtggcccttaagcttgcaatagttacaagtcttatttttgtttggccttacggacttggaccttcctttacccttgtttccactcccactagtggaacctttctcttgtgacctccctcttacaaacaaaccgtcactagcattgcttggtgacttttgtgacaattgtgtatcaatgagatccctttaagtcaaggcattcttcacatcatcactactcaaattatctctaccataaattagagtttctctaaaatttttataagaagggggtaaagaacataaaagataaattgccaagtcttcatcatcaagcttaacatcaatgttttgtaaatccataacaatggaacaaaactcatccaagtgaggttttaaaggtttaccttcctccaagcgtaagtcgtagagtctactcttcaaaagtagcctattggtaacactcttggccatgtagagtgattccaatttctcccatatactcttggttgttgtttctttaacaacctctcttagaacttcattggataagcataattggattgccgataacgcctttgtgtctatctcttcccgtctcgatgcggacattccttccggcatcttctctacaccatcaatcgccttgtgcacaccattttgaatcaaaatgactctcattttgacttgccataagccaaagtttacattcctatcaaacttctcaatatcgagcttcattgtagtcatgattttcaagtaataatttcttaaaacaccgcaaaataaccttggctctgataccaattgaaaacgatcgccaaatacttacgatgttaagaacaaacaacaatgagcaaaaataagtttgacaaagtaataaacaaggacacaaaaatttaaggaggttcacccaatgatggctacgtcctccgtggtgtgtagttatgtttatattatatcaaatgaatacagacaacacttcaatatgaagaattacaattgagatagagataacaacaataggctatgtgtttggcttaagggttgtgtttgatgtgtttttacatacttgaagtgtgggtatgagagccctatttatagtgctaggtacttgaagatgaatggctcacataaatacatagttaatttagggtaatgaatactatgaaataactctaagaacttgaaaaagcattatctcaagagtcacacacatgagactcttcaccttaatcttcattaacaccaataattcccatgaatactcttcaccttattacacccttttggattccacaactcaagagtcacacacatgaattcaaccctttaatgtgcactcaagtcacacattagtatagtatcatttataatcacattagtatactaccattcataacactaACAATGTTGGAGACTATTTGGTttgcactttttattttaaacagaGAATCTAAAAATATTGGAGTAAATTAGTTTGTTAATGTGCGATTTTAACTTAGCATTTTAATAAAAGCATGACATTAAGGTTGAGTATTATTCGTTGcattttctaatgttcttccattttctaatgttcttcccatttggaatatttcacgtaaaggagagagaaatttgattaacatttttgacacatatttagaagataaaatatattcatgtgagatctcgttagattcgtcttaatgtatacatttttagtatgtattttttataattttttatgtgtatttagagatattgtggttttaaatttgctttgaaaactgtgcaaaaaataaacgaaaaaataaaaagaaacggagggagtatgtaGCAGTAGCCAGTAGGGGTACATGTTTGCATTGTTATTAGGCTAAATCATTGATTTTGAAGATTCGATAAAATAGTAGTTTTAGTAGTGTTTAATAACACAAACAATTATCTTCATAACGTTATAACTTGTAGCGTTCTAAAATCAAAACTAATGCTTTAAGATTTACTTTACATTTTCCTCGACAAATTGTATTTCAACTATTATAACTCCTAAATTTATTGAGTAGAAATAATTTACACAACTAATTAGCATTTAAATATCTAACAATTACAAACTAAGTTGCACACAACTTAGTTATGTTTCGTTCAccttgaaaaaaataagtaataagtaaaaataatttttactcattaaaaattagttttaatcggtaaaattaattacaatcaaTAAAGTCAGCtgcaatcaataaaaaaaacaattgcaTCTTGCaaactataaaaattattacTCCTATTAATCAGTAAAATTTagttatgatttaaaattaaaaatcagttacaattagtaaaaatcagattgaatcgataataatcaataaaaatcagttaaaatagtaaaaatcaatttccaTTAGtaataattagtaaaaatcaattaatatagTAAAAATCCGTTTCCATCAGTTTCAATcacttaaattaataaaaatcaattgaTCTACCTTAAAACTACTTAAATAATTTACTAATCAAAGGAAGTAAACGTGATTAACTTTAATCTCTTGGAAACTTCAAAACGAAATCACACCATAACAGACCAACATTGTCCATAATCCCTCAAgctcaaaaccctaaattggaaataaaaaagggaaaaaacttTCTCTCCAGATCAACTATCCAAATTCAGGTACACCATTTAtctttcccaaaaaaaaaaaggacaaaAATGGTTTCCTTTTTCACTTTACTATTGATAATGATCTGTTCTTAGGGATTTGATTAAGTTTACCGACTTTAATCTCCGATTAAGTAACTTTCTACTATATTGACctgattttcatttcatttgaaaaaaatGAGGGTGGGCAAGTTGTTTAATCATtcaatttttactattttaatgcTTGTATCAGTATGTTGTATGCTTGTAGTGATTATATCATTGTTCAAATTACCTGATATACCAGCAGGGGAAACTTATGAATCCTCAAATAATGTGGGTATTTATTCAAAAGATGAGAAATTGGGTAAATTTGGTGAATTGATGATTGATATGTTACCTAATGATCTTGCATTTACCGTGTTTTTGCCCTCTGAAGAAGCCTTTGAACATGATTTGAGATTAAGGGCAAATCTTAGTTTTTCCCAAGAAGAATGGGATAATGCATATGCAACCGCTTCTCTTGTACTAGGTTTTTCAGCGGTCCCACGAAAGATTTATTCAGGTTTAATCTCTGATGGAGAAGTTTTGTCTTTTGATTCAATATCTGGATTTACATTGTATATTTCTAAGGATGTTGATggggttttggttgttaatagAATTAGGGCAAAAGAAGTTGATATTAACAAAGGTGAGGTGGTTTTGCATATAATGGATGGTGTTATAATGGATGCTGAATTTGAGCATTCGGTTCTGCCTGTTGATGCTGTTGAAGGAGATGAAATGGCAAATTGAGTTTTGTTTTTGATATGTTGTTTTTCTGTTTGGTTCTTTACTTTGGTTGTTGCGACTTGTGATCAATGTTACTAGAAAGGATACGGGGAACGAAAACAGAAACACAAAACAGTAATTTAGAGTTTTGGGAACAAAAGCTTTAGTACGATGAGGTCCTTTGTCTTATGATATTCTAAATAGTTGTAGGTTGAAACATTTTTCATGAGAACATAGTGTGGAGTTTGGGGGACAAAGTTTCCTAAACGTTAATTTAGTATTACAGGGATGAAGTTTCCAAAATGGAATTCGGTGGGAAGTTTATGGTTTTTGGTAACTAGGGTTATGATAATTTGGAGGTTTTTGGTGATGTTATATGACATTTTGAAGTTTATAGAGAGTTTTCACTTTTGGTTTTCTTCAAGAAAATGTGATGAAGTAAAGGGTGATTGTCTATATGATTGTTGAAGTGATGAAAATGGATGAATTTTTGCAGTTAAACATCAGCTTCAGAAGTGTTCACTGCACAATTTTGCTTGGATCATTGCCAACAAATTTCCTTATCATTTGGCTTGCAAGTTTTAGAATTAATTTGCGCAAGTAATTTAGACTTGTACTGAAGGCGAAGAACCCCAATTGAGTCTATAATGCATAGGCTAAGTTTCTAATTTGTAGTTTGTAACATCTTAGAAGTTAGAACTGTTGTAATATTGTGTAAAAAAACAGAAATTTGACTGATTATAAGGAATAATATAAAgtgattttgatattttaatctGATTCAATTTGTTTCAGCATATTATTCTCAACCTCAGTTTCATTGAAAAGGCTTTTGAAGTGACATTTAGAAAGCTATGAAATTGTCTTGGCCTTGTCCGGTTCAAGGGATATCACATGGACTTATGTACTTGGCCGTTATTTGGCAGTATGAAAACCGCATTACACTGCTACCACAATTGCGATATAAACTGCATATTTGCACTATGTTAGAAATGCTTATAAACTAGTGAGTCTTTCGAGTGGGCTTCAGCACATGACTCATCTTGCTTCTTTGAAGATATCATGGGGCTTGAAATTGAGGGAAATATCATGATAGATTAGTTGTTTGTCACTTAAATATTTGGGATTGGGCTTCTGTTAGCTCACTGCCCTACATCACCGTGAATTGTAGGCTATTCAAAACTCGAAGAAAGATGCCGAGGCCCAAATGGTAGCTATTGCCCCAAGATTCAGCACATCCCTCTTGTTATCCTAGAGGAGTATTATTTTTCGTGTTTATGTTCGCTATTTGTAACAGGTAGTATCAATCCGATAGATTTGCGAATCTTTACCGCTCATCCGATGCAATATAATGTCATCTGTTTTTTGCATCATGCTAACCATGGGTTATTTTGCTGATTTGTTGTTTATAACCTTTTTTTATTGCAGTAAATGTACAAATTATGAGAAGCTGTGGCATTTTTGTACCCAAAACCAGCAATGCGGAAACCTACAAAGCCATTGCAAGAAATATAGGTATGTGGAATTCCTTCCACTTCAATGGGCCTTCATGTTTTTAGCATGTTGCACccagaggtgttcatttggatTATCGGGTCGATTTCGTGTTTGGTGTTTCAGGTCGGTTCAAAATCgggttttgtgtccatattggtttttacataattgtaaatccatttaagaaagaCATATCAGTTTGGGTTCAGTTACAAGGTCGGCTAAATGCATAAACTTATTAATCTGAGAGTGTGATGGTATCTTAAAACTGTTGTCTTCTGCTGCAATAAAGTGAATTAGTCCAAATTTATGAATCAGATTTCTGATGTAACTATTTCTAAACTCTAATCCCATTAGTTTGAGTCTAATGTTCCTAGCATAAtcgaatttatatttttatacaaaCATATAGTATACTTTTACTTCCATCAATTCCAATGCCTTTTTACTTTCATATTACTACAAAATAAACTGTTTGAATCTTCATTTTCCATGCAATAAGCTAAGAGAGAATTAAGCAGCAAAATACTAGCAATTCTAATGCATCTTATATTTGTACAAACTaccccaaaaataaaaataaaaataaaaatatagaaaaaaaaaagagaaaatcaaacaaaaatcaccTATGTATGAAAATAAAGATGGCAAAGATGAAGAGGACGGATACAAACACTAGTAGATGAAGTGGATacagtaaaaaaaatttgtttatacCATTTCAAAGTGGTATAACATGATTTGCATGGAGCTTTTGAAccattttcatcttcatctaatccTTGAATTGTTTAGAAAATTCGTCGAATTTTAAGGACGGTGCTAATGTCTGTAATTTCCTTCAGGTTCCGGGACTTCTTCTATGCTCGTATTTAACACATCGATCAAAGTGCTGAAACTTCCTCCCATGGTATTGGTAAGACCTTCGTCTTGTGCGGTGGATGCTGAATGGAGTCCTAAACCAATTTGTATTTCTTTGAACATCCCAATGACTCGAATCATTGTAGGTCGTTTTGAAGGCCGATCATCCAAGCAATCACAAGCGATTTTCAGATGCTGCAACAACTCTATTTCCAGATTCGGATCTTCCTTTATTAACTCTGGATCAAAAACGTCACTTATTCTCAATTTTGCGTGCATTTTCACCCATCCCACAAGATTATTGTCCCCAAAATCTGCCGAATCTGTAGGTTGTCTCCCTGTCAATAACTCGAGAAGCACCACACCGTAGCTGTACACATCCCCCTTTGTCGAACATCTAAAACTTTGGTAGTACTCGGGTGGAACATATCCTGGAGTACCAGCCAATGTGCTCACACTCAAATGAGTATCCATTGCACTCATCAGTCGAGCCATCCCAAAATCTGATACTCGAGCTTCTAAGTTTTCATCTACCAAAACATTGCTAGATTTCATGTCCCGATGAATTATGTGTGGGATGCAGTTATGATGCAGGAAAGCTAACCCGCGAGCTGCTCCTATCGCAATTTTTTTTCTTGCCGCCCAATTCAGCTTCACCCCGGCCTTCTTAGGATTGTGGAGGACATCATCGAGTGATCCATATTTCATGTATTCATATACCAATAACCGCTCCTCCCCTACTTTGCAGTATCCGAGAAGCGGCACAAGGTTTTTGTGCTTGATTTTTCCGATGGTTTCCATTTCAGCAGTGAATTCTCTATCTCCCTGTCCACTTATGTGTATCAGCTTCTTGATAGCAACCACACTCCCGTCCTTGAGCTGAGCTTTGTAAACATCACCAAAACCGCCTTTACCTATCATGCTGTCGTCATGGAACCCGTTTGTGGCTTCTAGAAGATCAGCAAAAGTGAGCTTCCGAAGGGGTTTACTCTCGAATGTTGCAAGGCTGATGCTCAGTGCTTCGCGTTTACTGGGAAATCTCCAAGCGGAAGTGTTTAGGCTGCCTGAGTGGGAATTGATACCGTCTATGTACATATCTTGTAAGGATTCCTTCTTTTTCCTCCTCTTGTTCAGCTCAATGACTACTATGATCAACCCGATTATGCAGATTAGAGACGAGAACACCCCCGTTGCCACACTTCGTGCAAGCGAATTGCGGTGCTTCCCATGTCTTTGATCATCTGATGAATTGGTTTTCAAGTTTTTAGAACAAACCGGCAAGGGAAAGCCGCAGAGACCACTGTTATTGTAGAACCTAGAAGGAGGGAAAGTATCAAACTGACCCACTTCAGGAATCATACCTGTGAGTTCATTATTCGACACATCCATATCTGTCAACAAAGAAAGAGTGCCTAAGGCGGGTGGGATCAATCCCGATAGATGATTATATGAGAGATCCATAACACCGATAAATTTCATCCCAACAAGATCTTCGGGAATTTCTCCCGAGAGACTGTTATGACCCAAATTCAATATCCACATAAACGACATTGTGCCGAGCTCCTTTGGGATATTACCTTGGAGATTGTTATAAGACAGGTCTAGGAATATCATGGAACCATTTTTATCAAAATTTGGCTTTGCATGACTGTTGTATATTTGCTCAAATTTGCACATTGTAGGAATTCGATTAACAGCATCCGGCCTAATCCCAGCAAACTCCAGCAAATTTCCGGTGCCATGGCAGTCCTTTTGGCCTCCGCTATTCCTCAGGTACCAATACTTCTTCCGAACATTAAGAACAATAGTACCCGACTGTTTTGATAACGCAGGAGGAATACTCCCACTCAGCAAATTGCTATTCAAATCCAACCATAACAAGCTCCTGCAGTCCCCCAACTCCGGTGGAATTTCGCCATAGAACGAGTTATTTGAGAGCTTAAGGATGGCTAGATTGTTCAAGCTACCAATCCAAGACGGTATTCTTCCCGTCAACTTGTTGCTCGACAATGAAATACAGTTCAAATTTTCGCAGTTCATCAGGCCAGATGGGATGCTACCAGTCAACTCATTGTAGTCTAAGATCAGATTTTCTAGTGCAAGATTGTACATAAGCTCAGAAGGGATATCCCCATCAAGCTTGTTCATCCACATGATCAAGTCTTTAAGCTGAGTAAGAGAACCCAAACTAGTTGGGATTCTCCCAATGAGGTAATTGAAGCTAAGATCCAGTGAAACAAGCTGAGAGCAATTACCTAAAGAGGATGGTATATGGCCACTAAACTGATTATTTTGAAGAAAAAGTTCTTTCAGATTACTGGGCTTTCCCTCAGAATTGTGACAAATCCCAGGTGGGATTTTTCCATCAATGTTATTAGAGCTCAAATCCAAGGATTCTAAGCTACTAAGCATGGAGAAGGAATCAGGTAAAGTACCTTTAAAGTGATTAAAAGCAAGGTTTAATTTTTTCAagtttctcattttcaacaaCACATCCACAGGCAAATTCCCAGTGAAATTGTTACTAGAGACATCAAATTTTTCCAACAAAGAGCAAGATTTGAAGCCAGAAGGGATCATACCAAAGAAATTGTTGCTTGAGAGGTCTAATTCCACCAAAGTTGAGCAAATATCATCAGGAAAATCCAGAGGTATGAAACCTTGAAATTTGTTGTTACCCATGTAGAGAAACTCCATATTTTTAGAGGGAAGTTTAGGTAATCCACCATTAAATTGATTGTTAGAAACATTCAAGAAACTCAAGCTGTTGCAACCCACAAGTGATTCCTCTATCTCCCCAAAAAACTTATTAGAAGACAAATCAAGATACTTCAAGTTAGACCAATCTTCCCCAAATTTAGGCATGGGAATTGAGAAATTATTGCTAGAAAGATCCAAATACTCTAAATTTGAACACCCAGAAAGAGAAAAACTTCCCTCAAGTT
This genomic interval carries:
- the LOC130803021 gene encoding uncharacterized protein LOC130803021 — its product is MRVGKLFNHSIFTILMLVSVCCMLVVIISLFKLPDIPAGETYESSNNVGIYSKDEKLGKFGELMIDMLPNDLAFTVFLPSEEAFEHDLRLRANLSFSQEEWDNAYATASLVLGFSAVPRKIYSGLISDGEVLSFDSISGFTLYISKDVDGVLVVNRIRAKEVDINKGEVVLHIMDGVIMDAEFEHSVLPVDAVEGDEMAN
- the LOC130803019 gene encoding systemin receptor SR160-like, with translation MTPLYTLLFLCSLFPLLLSPVSANYGKIKDTQKLLSFKSSLFNPNLLQNWQISNDPCQFTGVYCTNSRVSSLDFTSFPLSTNFSFVSTHLFSIEFLTSLSLQSTNISGSIQPFSLCSSYLSEIDLSHNFISGSFSNISLFSSCSSLSSLNLSYNLLDSSKDLRDNAHFGVSLKILDVSGNQLSGEQILPWVLSLGCEKLSYLALRSNQLEGSFSLSGCSNLEYLDLSSNNFSIPMPKFGEDWSNLKYLDLSSNKFFGEIEESLVGCNSLSFLNVSNNQFNGGLPKLPSKNMEFLYMGNNKFQGFIPLDFPDDICSTLVELDLSSNNFFGMIPSGFKSCSLLEKFDVSSNNFTGNLPVDVLLKMRNLKKLNLAFNHFKGTLPDSFSMLSSLESLDLSSNNIDGKIPPGICHNSEGKPSNLKELFLQNNQFSGHIPSSLGNCSQLVSLDLSFNYLIGRIPTSLGSLTQLKDLIMWMNKLDGDIPSELMYNLALENLILDYNELTGSIPSGLMNCENLNCISLSSNKLTGRIPSWIGSLNNLAILKLSNNSFYGEIPPELGDCRSLLWLDLNSNLLSGSIPPALSKQSGTIVLNVRKKYWYLRNSGGQKDCHGTGNLLEFAGIRPDAVNRIPTMCKFEQIYNSHAKPNFDKNGSMIFLDLSYNNLQGNIPKELGTMSFMWILNLGHNSLSGEIPEDLVGMKFIGVMDLSYNHLSGLIPPALGTLSLLTDMDVSNNELTGMIPEVGQFDTFPPSRFYNNSGLCGFPLPVCSKNLKTNSSDDQRHGKHRNSLARSVATGVFSSLICIIGLIIVVIELNKRRKKKESLQDMYIDGINSHSGSLNTSAWRFPSKREALSISLATFESKPLRKLTFADLLEATNGFHDDSMIGKGGFGDVYKAQLKDGSVVAIKKLIHISGQGDREFTAEMETIGKIKHKNLVPLLGYCKVGEERLLVYEYMKYGSLDDVLHNPKKAGVKLNWAARKKIAIGAARGLAFLHHNCIPHIIHRDMKSSNVLVDENLEARVSDFGMARLMSAMDTHLSVSTLAGTPGYVPPEYYQSFRCSTKGDVYSYGVVLLELLTGRQPTDSADFGDNNLVGWVKMHAKLRISDVFDPELIKEDPNLEIELLQHLKIACDCLDDRPSKRPTMIRVIGMFKEIQIGLGLHSASTAQDEGLTNTMGGSFSTLIDVLNTSIEEVPEPEGNYRH